CATTGAATCATTCATATAATCATCTTTAATGAAAATTACATTTATTAGACCTAACATTGGTGATAGGCCTTCTCTTGATGCAATGACTCCACTAGTTTTTGCTTATTTGTCGGCAATGACTCCTATTGATGTTGACCGAGTCCTTTATGATGATCGTATTGAATCAATTCCATTTGATGAACCTACAGATTTAGTTGCTATCACCGTTGAAACCTACACTGCGAGAAGAGCCTACTGGATTGCTAATCAATTTAGACTGCGAGGAGTTCCAGTTGTGATGGGTGGCTATCACCCAACCTTTATGCCACATGAGGCATTAAGGTATGCCGATTCCGTGGCCATCGGTGATGCTGAAGGGATTTGGAACGAAATTTTAAACGATTTTAAAAATAATGAATTAAAACCAGTCTACCGGCAAAATGCCTTAAGGCCTCTAAAATACATTAAACCTGACAGATCTATTTTTTCAGGGAAAAGGTACGCGCCTATTCCTCTTGTACAGTACGCGCGAGGATGTAAGTATGCTTGCGAATTTTGTTCAATCAGTGCATTTTATGGAAAAAATCTTCGCCAAAGAAATATATCGGAAGTCATCGAAGAAATTGAAACTCTAAACAGAAAACATATATTTATTGTTGACGACAATATTTTTGTTGATGAACGTAAGGCTGAGCTCTTTTTTGAAGCATTAATTCCCCTAAAAATTAAATGGAGTAGTCAAGTAAGTATTGATGTGGCATTAAATCCAAAGCTTTTGAATTTAATGAAAAAAAGCGGCTGCTTGAGTGTCGTTGTTGGGTTTGAGAGTTTAAGTTTTAAAAACCTTGCACAAATGAAAAAAGGTTGGAATTTAAAACAAAACTATGAAACGGCGATTGAGAGATTGCGAGACATCGGGGTCATGATCTATGGCACTTTTGTGCATGGCTACGATAATGATACAAAAGATACTTTTGAAGAAACCGTTAACTTTGCAATTAAAAATAAATTTTTTTTGGCTAACTTCAATCCGTTAACTCCAACTCCCGGAGCTAAACTTTATACGCGCCTTAAAAAAGAAGGTAAACTCTTAAATGATCCTTGGTGGTTAGATCCCAATTATGCTTATGGCAAAGCAACCTTTACTCCCAAAGGAATGACTCCGACAGAACTCGAAGAAGGCTGTTTTTGGGCAAGAAAAGAATTCAATAAATTTCAAAATATAGTGTATCGATCTAATGATTTTAAGGCCAACATGGGATCTCCCTATTCATCTCTTGTTTTTTGGGGAGCAAATCTAGTTTCGAAGTATGAAATCTTAAGAAAACAAGGTTCACCTTTAGGAATTGCTCAATCTGAAATTCCAGTTCTTAAGACTGATTTCAATTTCAATAAACCTATTTTTGATACAACAGGAAAGATAGTGAAAAATGTTGAGGAAGGTGATCCGCCTATTTATGGGTATGGAGTTGGAGAAGTATGAAAGTTACCTTTATTAAACCTAGAATTGGAACTGGCATAGATAGCTTGTATATTGAGGAAGGACGAATGGAGCCATTAACTATAGCTGTCTTGGCATCCTTAACTCCAGACGATTTTGAGATTAAATTTTATGATGATCGCATTGAGGAAATTCCCTATGATGAAGCAACGGATCTTGTTGCGATAACGGTCGAAACTTGGACGGCAAGACGATCCTATCAAATTTCTAACGAATTTCGAAAACGAGGCGTAAAGGTAATTATGGGGGGATTTCATCCTACTCTTGCTCCTAATGAAGTTGCACAATATTGTGACTCGGTTTTTACTGGTGATGCCGAATGGAAGTGGCATGAGGTCTTAGAAGATTTAAAAAACAAGAACTTAAAATCCATCTACCATTCAAAGCCTGGAATTGCACAAAAAAGTAGAATTCTGCCCCGCAGAGACATTTTTGAAAATAAAAATTACCTACCTATTACTCTGATGCAGTTTAGCCGAGGCTGCCATTTCTCTTGTAATTTTTGCGCGATCAGTAAATTTTTTGATAAAAAACAGTTTCACCGAGAAATTGATGATGTTTTGTTAGAGCTTGAAAAAAGAAAACATAAACTTGTTTTTTTTGTAGATGATAATTTTTGTGCTAATAGGAAATTAGCAAAAGAAATGTGCCAAGCCATGATCCCATTAAAATTAAAGTGGGTAAGCCAGGCAAGTATTGATATGACCCTTGACAAAGATTTGATGAGCTCCATGGCAAAAAGTGGATGCATGGGTCATGTCATTGGATTTGAAAGTATTTCTGAATTCGAATTAATAAAAATGAAAAAATCACACCCGAATCTTTCAAAATATAATAATCCAACATACCAAGATCAAATCGAAATACTTAGAGACTATGGATTGCAGACTTGGGCTTCTTTTACTTTTGGATATGATTCAGATACCCTTGATACAATAAAAAGAACGGTTGATTTTGCGATAGCTAATAAATTTTGTTTTGGTGCTTTTAATATTTTGAAGCCGTATCCAAATACGGCATTATATAATTCATTAAATGAACAACACAGACTCTTATGGGATGGAAAATGGTGGAATCATCCAAACTATCAATTTAACCATTCAACGTTTATTCCCAAACAAATGAGTCCTGATGAATTAACTGTTGCTTTGGATGAGGCTAGAAAACTATGGAGCAGTCCTTTGGTAATGATAAAACGTTACTTGGATCCGAAAACGCACATGAGCTCCTTGTTTAGATCGATAATATATTGGACCTACAATCCAATATATGGCCGGGAAAATCGAAGGAAACAGGGTATTAAATTTGGGTTAAAGGAACAATGACAAATTTATGAAGAAATATCCCTTTTCTTGGTATCCCATCGGAACATCCTCTATGATTAAACTGGGACAAGTAAAGTCCATCTGTTTATTTGATCAAGAGTGGATTCTTTTTCGAGGCTTTAGCGGAAAACTAGGCCTAGTTCAGAGCCACTGTGAGCATATGGGAACACATTTAAAAAAAGGAAAAGTCATTGCTGATGAAATTCAATGTCCTTTTCATTTATTTAGATACAATACTTACGGAATTTGTAAGGTAAGTTGCAAGACGGAACAGTATACTTTAGGAAAGAAAAATTTTACAGTGAAAGAAAAATATAATGTTATTTTTATTTTTCCTGGAGAAAAAGAAAAGTTCGATTTTTCTGAAATAATTGATATAAAAAATGAAGCCTTAAGTTACGTATTTACCAAAAAATTAAACACTCCCTTTGAATCATTAATTTTTAATGGATTTGATCCTCACCATTTAAGCAAAATTCACAATAGAGAAATTGATGGCGATTTGAAGTTTACATCAAAAAATAAATTTCATTTAAGGGCGCAATTCTCGTTAAAAAATTTAAATAAAAATTTTTATGATAAGTTCGTTAATCTTTTGGGATCTAAAAATCAATTTTTTTATCTTGAATGCTGGGGTGGAAACACCGCCGTTATAAGCAATCACAGGCTAAATTTTAATGTTGTTATTTCTTCCGTCCCTATAAAAGAAAATTTGAGTCAAATATTTATTTTTTCTCTCATCGAGAAAAAGAACGGATTTTTTCGAAATTTACGGGCTACCTTATTGATTCATTTGGTTAATTTTTTAGCTGTTCGTTTTTTAGACCCAGACGTTCGCATCGTTGAGAACATGAAACCTGAAATTAAAACATTAATTCCTGAATTTGATGCCCCAGTAAAAACATTTTGGAATTATTGGGATCATCTCGAAAAATATGAATAAACTTTTAAGAAATAAATCAGATCTGCAAAGTCTATTATTTATGTTAATTTTAAGTGTTTTATATATTGTTCCTTTTGTCTTTAGGCTGAGCTTATCATCTAAAATATTCATTTTACCTTTTTCAATCATCCTCAGCATGTCAGTGAATCAAATCAATCACAATCATTGTCATGTCTCTATTTTCACTGTTCCCTTTCTAAATCGATTCGTTGACTTTTGGATCAGCATTCTAAGAGGGGGTCCCTGCAGTTTGATCGTCTATATTCACAATATGAATCATCACCTATTTTTACCTTCAAAAAAGGATGTTTTTCATATTTCAAACTCAAGAAGAAAAAATCGGTTGGTGAACTTGTTGTCTTACACTTATGTCACCATGTTACGTTTCAAAAAAAAATGGAAAAAAAACAAATTGTTATTACCTGCTAAGCTGGTTAAAAATGTTCAAAATGAAATGATAGTTTCTTATTCAACTTTGATATTCGTTTTTATCTATGACCCTTTAAATGCCATTATTTTTATACTTTTTCCAATGATGGCAGGAAACACTTTTTTAGTCTTTTCGAACTTAATTCAGCATGAAAATTGCGACTTAAAAAGTAAGTATAATTTTTCTAGAAATTTTGTTTCGAAAATTGAAAATTTCTTATTTTTCAACGGTGGATTTCATACGGCCCACCATTTAGCTCCGACAATTCATTGGTCGGAGCTACCTATGAAGCATAGAAAAATTAAGGAAAATATAGATAACAACTTGCTTCAGAATTCTTTTTTTGGATACACATTTAATAGTTTTTTCCGTAAGAATTCGGGGCAAAAAAATGATTAATTCTAGATTAGGACACACATTAATTAAGCTTTCAGCTAAGTCTGATTACATCTTATTTAAGGCTAACTCTCTTTCTTTAAAGGAAAGCCAACTTGCCATTTTAGGGAAAGTGCTCGGTTGTAAAAAATCTGGGTTGATTTCCTATAGTGATTTTCAATCCAAATACCCGGTAACCACTTATTCTGATTATTTAACAAAAATTGATAATCACAAACAGGCGTTATCAATTGAGTTCAAGAATTTTCTAAGATTTCAGCCTACCAGTGGGTCCACAGAAAAAATCAAATGGATTCCTTACACCAAGGAGTTTATCAATGAATTCAATCGGGCTTTAAATCCATGGATCTACGACCTATATTCAAGATATCCAGAAATAAAAAATGGGAAACACTATTGGGCCTTATCATGGCTTCCTAATGAGTTTCGAAATAAAAACATCGTTTTGGATGATTCCGAGTTGTTTTCATTTTGGAAAAAGCATTTACTTAAATCAACCTTTGCGATTAACCAAAGGGTAGATTTGGCGCTTTCTTTAGAGGACAGCCTGCTGGCCACTTTAGTTTATTTAGTAAATGCCAGGGATTTATGCTTACTGTCTGTTTGGAGTCCAATCTTTCTGACTGAACTTATTGAGTTTTTAACCCTCCACAAAGAGACAGTATCAAAAATTCTATCCAAAGGGAGGTGGGAAGAACTTAATTTTCATAAAAAAGTGAAATGTCCTTTCAACCCGAAACAAGGAAAAATATTAAAAGAAATTTTTAGTTCAGATTTGAAGAATAATTTGTCCAAACTCTGGCCAAACCTAAAATTAATTAGCTGTTGGACAACTGGAAGTAGTAAAAAATTGTTTCCAAAATTAACGACTCTATTTCCAACGACCACTATTCAAGGTAAAGGACTCTGGGCGACAGAAGGGGTGGTAACAATTCCTTTTGAAAACAAATATCCTTTAGCCTACCTAAGTCACTTCTATGAGTTTAGAGAACTTGATTCCGACAACATTTTACCCTCCTGGGATCTTAAAAAAGGACAAATCGTGGAACCCATTTTGACCTCTAGCAATTCATTCTATAGATACAAACTGGGCGATATCTTAAAAGTGGTAGATAGCTATAACTCAGTTCCATGCTTCGAATTTATTGAAAGGTTTAAAACGATTGATTTGGTTGGCGAAAAATTAAGTTTTCAAATCTTAAAAGAAATTATTGAGAACATAGAATCTGATTTTGGAATTGCAAATTCTTTTTTTTCGATAAAACAGGAAGCCAATGAATATCAATACGTCTATTTTTTTGAAAGCCCAAAGGTTCAAGGAAACTCAAATGACCTACTAGAAAAAAAAATTGAAGATATGCTAAGTGAGAATTATCATTATGCGTTGGCTCGACAGTTGTTCCAATTAAAAAGATTAAAGACAATTAAGATTGATAATATCGTCAATAAATTAGTTAAAATTAGAAAAAGTAATGTGTTACTTGGAAATCTAAAACTAGAACCATACATATCTTTAAATGAGGTCGAATTTGAAAAAATTTGTTTCTGAATACTATTCCAACTGGTTACTTGTTTTCGTATTATCCTGGCTCACTGTTTACGTTTCAATGATCACTGAACCCTTATCTTTGGCTCGTCAAAATTGGATTTTTATTTTTGTAGGTTTTTTCTCAGCAATTATTGGAAATATCACAGCCATTGGGGGCGGAATTGTCTTCATTCCCGTAATGATTTTTATATTTCATTTGAGTCCCCTAGTCGCACTCAAAGTAGCTATAGTAAGCCAATGTTTTGGTATGACCTCGGGAGCCATTGCTTGGACAAAAAAACAAAAAATTCCCAAATTATTGTTTTATTATACGATTCCTGGATTGATTTTGGGCACTTTAGTGAGTTCCTTGATATTTAAACCAAAACCATTACTTATTAAAGGCTTGTTTGGACCTGTTTCAATTTTTTTAGGATTCCTTATATTGTTGCATGCATTAAAACAAAACAATAGTCCTAACCTTGAAAAAGGCTACATTGAAAAATTGGCCACCAACCTAAAATCAAAGTTCATTTTACTTTCGGTTTCCTTTTTAGGAGGACTCATTACTGGGTGGATTGCTATCGGCGAGGGCGAAATTGTTGCCAGTTACTTGATGTATTTTCAAGGGCTATCGGCACACCTTTCCATCGCTTTTGGAGTTGTTCTTCTCTCGATCAACTCTTTAGTCTTATGTTTAATACATGTGTTGTTTCTTGATGGAATTCCCTGGGAAATTGGCTTGTTTACTGGGTTGGGATGTGTTTTTGGAGCCAGATTGGCTCCTTTAATTGCAACGAAAATAAATACAAAATGGATCAAAATCGTATTTTCGTTTATCGCCATTGCCGATGGATTGATATTTATTTATCAGTTTATGATAACCCCATGATTAATTAAACCAATGCCATTTCAAAACCGATTCCATTTTTCAGATCTTCTTGTGAAAATCTATTTTCGGAAATATGAGATGGTCGCACCGTAAAAAGATTAACCTTGGTTTTTTGAATAAAAAATTTCTTTTTAAAATTTGACTTCAAGTCCATTAGACCAAACTCATCAGCAAAAGAAATCATATGAAATTTGAATTTTTTCTTATTAGTTAAAATATACTCAACATAGGATTCTAAAATTGCCAACCTTTCCTTTTTGGGTAATTCAGAATAAAAAGCTAAATGTGTTAAATACAATGTATTTATAACTTCTTTATTTAATGGTAAGCTAAACCCAAGCAAATTAACGACTCTTATTGCAAACTTTAAAAAGAAAGAAAGGTTGTCAATTCTCATTCTTTTGAAATCTCCGGGACTCCATGGAAAACACAAACTTAATATTTTACCATTTTTGTCTTCGACGACTATAAACCCTTCGATGCTATAATTTGCCCACGTAGATTTTCTAAGATTCCATTCAAAGTCTTTAAAGCAAAATCCAAATAGTTTTTTCCTGTTAGTTTCTTCAAGAAATTCAAGTATTTTTTCTTCATCCAATTTTAATGCCGATTTTGGATTCCACTTTGATATACCTTTTTTAAAGTAGTATGGTTTCCTTCCAAAAACATTCACCATATTTAAAGTAATAACTTGGTCATACTTAAAACCCCTATCCTTCTTGGGATGAATTAAGTTGCTGTTGGCATCTCTGTTATCGGATAAGACCGCAGTAAAATTAAACTTGTTTCCCATTAATAATGATTCATTAATAAAGTCCGCATAAAATTTCCTCCATAATAATGGACCGTTTCTTGATGTTATCGTACGCATATCGCAAATATAACATATATTAACTTTTTCTCCATTACGGTATCTTGTTGTTGGAATGAACGAACAGACTACCAACAATTTCCCCTTCTCATTCAAAACGAGAGTAAAAGATTTTTCTGATTGGGCCTTAAGAAGATTATCAAAATCTGGAGTTCGATCATAAAAAAGATCAAAATATTTTAGCCTCATCGGAGACAAATTCATTAGTTTAAAAATTTGATGCTGATCCATTTCTTTTTGAAATGACCGCACATTTGGATGTCGTTCTAAAAATTGTGTTAAATCCAAAATTCTCTTTCTTTTTTGTAATTAATTTTCATTATGGAATCTTTATCTTCTTTTCCCTGTGATCTTAACTTCTCAATGGCAATGTGTAGTTCGTCAGCTGAAGTATTTCTATAATTTGAAAGATTAAAAAAACTTGGCTCTTTTTTTAAGTTAACTCCATGATTTTCCATAATTTCAACGTCTTGGGTAATTACTTTTCTTGTGTAATATTGCATAAAAGGCTTAAGTAAAAAACCAATAAACCCAAGATGATAACAAATCCAAGTGTACACCCGAGTTCTACCCTTGCTAATAGGTGTACATTGAGAATTAATAATAAAATGTTGGTTCCCAAAAAGATAATCGACACGAGTAATATTAGGAAAAATAAACTCGTCGGTATGAATCATTGGGTTATTTTTTGGATTTAAAATAAAACCAACGAAACCAATAGAATCTTTTGATTGGACATATTTTACTAAAACCCTTCCCGAATCAACAGTTATTTCAATTGGAACTTTCATTAGTTTTCGATTCCTAAACCATTTTGAATG
The DNA window shown above is from Deltaproteobacteria bacterium and carries:
- a CDS encoding radical SAM protein, whose translation is MKITFIRPNIGDRPSLDAMTPLVFAYLSAMTPIDVDRVLYDDRIESIPFDEPTDLVAITVETYTARRAYWIANQFRLRGVPVVMGGYHPTFMPHEALRYADSVAIGDAEGIWNEILNDFKNNELKPVYRQNALRPLKYIKPDRSIFSGKRYAPIPLVQYARGCKYACEFCSISAFYGKNLRQRNISEVIEEIETLNRKHIFIVDDNIFVDERKAELFFEALIPLKIKWSSQVSIDVALNPKLLNLMKKSGCLSVVVGFESLSFKNLAQMKKGWNLKQNYETAIERLRDIGVMIYGTFVHGYDNDTKDTFEETVNFAIKNKFFLANFNPLTPTPGAKLYTRLKKEGKLLNDPWWLDPNYAYGKATFTPKGMTPTELEEGCFWARKEFNKFQNIVYRSNDFKANMGSPYSSLVFWGANLVSKYEILRKQGSPLGIAQSEIPVLKTDFNFNKPIFDTTGKIVKNVEEGDPPIYGYGVGEV
- a CDS encoding B12-binding domain-containing radical SAM protein — its product is MKVTFIKPRIGTGIDSLYIEEGRMEPLTIAVLASLTPDDFEIKFYDDRIEEIPYDEATDLVAITVETWTARRSYQISNEFRKRGVKVIMGGFHPTLAPNEVAQYCDSVFTGDAEWKWHEVLEDLKNKNLKSIYHSKPGIAQKSRILPRRDIFENKNYLPITLMQFSRGCHFSCNFCAISKFFDKKQFHREIDDVLLELEKRKHKLVFFVDDNFCANRKLAKEMCQAMIPLKLKWVSQASIDMTLDKDLMSSMAKSGCMGHVIGFESISEFELIKMKKSHPNLSKYNNPTYQDQIEILRDYGLQTWASFTFGYDSDTLDTIKRTVDFAIANKFCFGAFNILKPYPNTALYNSLNEQHRLLWDGKWWNHPNYQFNHSTFIPKQMSPDELTVALDEARKLWSSPLVMIKRYLDPKTHMSSLFRSIIYWTYNPIYGRENRRKQGIKFGLKEQ
- a CDS encoding Rieske 2Fe-2S domain-containing protein, whose protein sequence is MKKYPFSWYPIGTSSMIKLGQVKSICLFDQEWILFRGFSGKLGLVQSHCEHMGTHLKKGKVIADEIQCPFHLFRYNTYGICKVSCKTEQYTLGKKNFTVKEKYNVIFIFPGEKEKFDFSEIIDIKNEALSYVFTKKLNTPFESLIFNGFDPHHLSKIHNREIDGDLKFTSKNKFHLRAQFSLKNLNKNFYDKFVNLLGSKNQFFYLECWGGNTAVISNHRLNFNVVISSVPIKENLSQIFIFSLIEKKNGFFRNLRATLLIHLVNFLAVRFLDPDVRIVENMKPEIKTLIPEFDAPVKTFWNYWDHLEKYE
- a CDS encoding fatty acid desaturase, whose protein sequence is MNKLLRNKSDLQSLLFMLILSVLYIVPFVFRLSLSSKIFILPFSIILSMSVNQINHNHCHVSIFTVPFLNRFVDFWISILRGGPCSLIVYIHNMNHHLFLPSKKDVFHISNSRRKNRLVNLLSYTYVTMLRFKKKWKKNKLLLPAKLVKNVQNEMIVSYSTLIFVFIYDPLNAIIFILFPMMAGNTFLVFSNLIQHENCDLKSKYNFSRNFVSKIENFLFFNGGFHTAHHLAPTIHWSELPMKHRKIKENIDNNLLQNSFFGYTFNSFFRKNSGQKND
- a CDS encoding GH3 auxin-responsive promoter family protein, encoding MINSRLGHTLIKLSAKSDYILFKANSLSLKESQLAILGKVLGCKKSGLISYSDFQSKYPVTTYSDYLTKIDNHKQALSIEFKNFLRFQPTSGSTEKIKWIPYTKEFINEFNRALNPWIYDLYSRYPEIKNGKHYWALSWLPNEFRNKNIVLDDSELFSFWKKHLLKSTFAINQRVDLALSLEDSLLATLVYLVNARDLCLLSVWSPIFLTELIEFLTLHKETVSKILSKGRWEELNFHKKVKCPFNPKQGKILKEIFSSDLKNNLSKLWPNLKLISCWTTGSSKKLFPKLTTLFPTTTIQGKGLWATEGVVTIPFENKYPLAYLSHFYEFRELDSDNILPSWDLKKGQIVEPILTSSNSFYRYKLGDILKVVDSYNSVPCFEFIERFKTIDLVGEKLSFQILKEIIENIESDFGIANSFFSIKQEANEYQYVYFFESPKVQGNSNDLLEKKIEDMLSENYHYALARQLFQLKRLKTIKIDNIVNKLVKIRKSNVLLGNLKLEPYISLNEVEFEKICF
- a CDS encoding sulfite exporter TauE/SafE family protein encodes the protein MKKFVSEYYSNWLLVFVLSWLTVYVSMITEPLSLARQNWIFIFVGFFSAIIGNITAIGGGIVFIPVMIFIFHLSPLVALKVAIVSQCFGMTSGAIAWTKKQKIPKLLFYYTIPGLILGTLVSSLIFKPKPLLIKGLFGPVSIFLGFLILLHALKQNNSPNLEKGYIEKLATNLKSKFILLSVSFLGGLITGWIAIGEGEIVASYLMYFQGLSAHLSIAFGVVLLSINSLVLCLIHVLFLDGIPWEIGLFTGLGCVFGARLAPLIATKINTKWIKIVFSFIAIADGLIFIYQFMITP
- a CDS encoding aromatic ring-hydroxylating dioxygenase subunit alpha, translating into MGSNLKIEDGDIVNNWYIICLSQELKMNSILKRTVYDQDFVVYRDVNEKPVVLIDRCIHRGVQLSKGRSEKGEIVCPYHGWKYGVNGQVTEIPSEKNPNLKNLCGITFPVIEKSGAIWIWTGDKNKVTETPSWTFPYYGAKNWTSYFMVTDFENEVNHLVQNFMDVPHTVFVHSKWFRNRKLMKVPIEITVDSGRVLVKYVQSKDSIGFVGFILNPKNNPMIHTDEFIFPNITRVDYLFGNQHFIINSQCTPISKGRTRVYTWICYHLGFIGFLLKPFMQYYTRKVITQDVEIMENHGVNLKKEPSFFNLSNYRNTSADELHIAIEKLRSQGKEDKDSIMKINYKKEREFWI